Proteins encoded together in one Quercus lobata isolate SW786 chromosome 3, ValleyOak3.0 Primary Assembly, whole genome shotgun sequence window:
- the LOC115981256 gene encoding pentatricopeptide repeat-containing protein At2g02980, chloroplastic-like — MDVIAMYVVTHLQNDITVLTKLISCCAFHPSATFMDHAHQLFDQILQPDIVVFNSLACGYSRSNAPLQAILLFSDTLCSGIVPDDYSFPSLLKACASSKALQEVKQLHCLATKLGLNHNIYVCPTLINMYTECNDVNAARVFDKIAEPCVVYYNAIITGYARSSRPNEALSLFRELQASDLKPTDVKTALIDMYAKCGSLDYGMMQFANVSVRDTQAWSAMVMEYATHGHGSKAISLFEEMKTTSYSLLAFSNYLRL, encoded by the exons ATGGACGTGATTGCCATGTACGTGGTTACCCACCTCCAAAATGACATCACTGTCCTCACCAAGCTCATCAGTTGCTGTGCTTTCCATCCTTCTGCTACCTTTATGGACCATGCCCACCAACTGTTCGACCAAATTCTCCAACCAGACATTGTGGTCTTCAACTCCCTGGCCTGTGGATACTCCCGCTCCAATGCCCCTCTTCAGGCCATTTTGCTATTTTCTGATACACTATGCTCTGGCATTGTCCCTGATGACTATTCCTTCCCTTCTCTTCTCAAGGCATGTGCAAGCTCTAAGGCATTGCAAGAAGTTAAACAATTGCATTGCCTTGCTACCAAACTTGGTCTCAACCATAACATATATGTATGTCCCACATTGATAAATATGTATACCGAGTGCAATGATGTGAACGCAGCTCGTGTCTTTGATAAGATAGCTGAGCCTTGTGTTGTTTATTATAATGCAATAATCACAGGATATGCTCGAAGTAGTCGGCCCAATGAGGCGTTGTCATTGTTTCGCGAATTGCAAGCGAGTGATCTCAAGCCTACTGAT GTCAAAACTGCTCTTATAGATATGTATGCAAAGTGTGGAAGCTTGGATTATGGCATGATGCAGTTTGCGAACGTGTCTGTAAGAGATACACAGGCTTGGTCAGCCATGGTTATGGAATATGCAACTCATGGGCATGGTTCCAAAGCCATATCATTGTTTGAAGAAATGAAGACCACTAGTTACAGCTTATTGGCCTTTTCCAATTACCTTCGTCTATAG